In Streptomyces sp. NBC_00433, a single genomic region encodes these proteins:
- the sodN gene encoding superoxide dismutase, Ni, which yields MFTRLFAPKVKVSAHCDLPCGVYDPAQARIEAESVKAVQEKYQANEDADFRTRAVLIKEQRAELAKHHVSVLWSDYFKPPHFEKYPQLHQLVNDTLKALSAAKASNDPATGQKALDLIAEIDKIFWETKKA from the coding sequence ATGTTCACTCGCCTGTTCGCGCCCAAGGTGAAGGTAAGCGCACACTGCGACCTGCCCTGCGGCGTGTACGACCCGGCCCAGGCCCGCATCGAGGCCGAGTCCGTCAAGGCGGTCCAGGAGAAGTACCAGGCCAACGAGGACGCGGACTTCCGCACGCGTGCCGTGCTCATCAAGGAGCAGCGCGCCGAGCTGGCCAAGCACCACGTCTCGGTGCTGTGGAGCGACTACTTCAAGCCTCCGCACTTCGAGAAGTACCCCCAGCTCCACCAGTTGGTGAACGACACGCTCAAGGCCCTCAGCGCCGCCAAGGCCTCGAACGACCCGGCCACCGGCCAGAAGGCCCTCGACCTGATCGCGGAGATCGACAAGATCTTCTGGGAGACCAAGAAGGCCTGA
- a CDS encoding Hsp70 family protein yields the protein MLSRSSDGVPRGLRKALKAVEQRFKPVVLGGKELDAAAAAYGRALVPALAHDPALALGLVQRYDARLPAEAYPRAFGPAELAALHGLADHPDRSALTVVVTVAGRLGEDGLERRAAGRLAVRTAEQAGADDLVSLLGRRQEAGLLDLALTTDALRAYTARTALGADTALWTAYFDHLPEHLLPDLYAVRLFLGRGGDAVRLADSPARRRQALECCTASPRPDDALAGLGLADAEGLAAEGRVLAERAGALLLAAGKPGDALPYCERAGRRDLVSRCHEERGDHLAALGSCADGDTGRLASLAALCRAEADALVERGEHTEALRLASAILGHLDRAAEQTEPVLRRRAEVLSVREAVVAVERHRLEAALRAAPEDGRAAVHHEWSAFEEAAGDPAEAARHAADAGDLYRAHRLYRAAERYGEADRVLQGDDSPRGRAARAEAREAGGDLLGAARVHEQAGRHEEAAALYARADDPAAAARCLILAKGDEAVEDERLHGFLRQAGDIAQLVHLCLDAVDRRGPATSAAEALRRLVAEDDAAIPEPLRMRVRQALDAIGAVGRGAFEDRIAGWVERARAEVDSRFAPVWGLDLGTSTCVAAVYDSATGRPAICPDGGKPHFASTLTVTERGEEIVGLTGDQILAPWVIGHISAAKRRMGDGVVFRIRDREYRPEEVAARLIRHARSLVEKLLHDRVAEAVAALARAELGQVRDEWLVWAAGRHDFSVLRPEAVLTIPAYFLNNAKQATRNACEIAGVTPVRLIHEPTAACMAAAQQRRLDGQIVVVDLGAGTLDVSSLDVDSNVYDVEQVLGDNQYGGQDFDALIADELAARLRTQGLDVPRTGRARKRLALAAEHLKIALSSQDEAEYTLNAFLDRPEVRLELNREDLARLLAGSLRTLREVCKRMKAEMTVPARHLVLVGGPMLSPLVSGAVERVFDLKRTVLSDARAAVACGAALQGAALAGRLKDTLLLDVTPFPLGIAVREENGNEGFSVLVERNTKIPTKRSDVFTTVRDEQDEVLIEVYNGQIDPRSRIGVVPLTGIPPLPAGEPQIEVIFEFDASCLLTVTARDKGTGNSRSVDFTDTTLLSPGEIRTMSQRHTDQRELERVRHELRELTAGADVDCERVCREFRERLAAHRPSREPVDAATQRLLAEMYGPEPAELESELLSLRGPLLDLLTTVRDYLAQPPAVDRLPAGRHLADQLGERLGRMRLGTARIARWNDVLASLAAADSDPLRRFRSLHDAGDHSRALRALAELTEPPAQPEDLRRRLRCLAGVGDVEGYRRFLLQDADRLPALVRDPRRPELFAAAAHSALVRVGDGGGFLISDRHVLTSRRWLAQDAAATEVRLAGGGQAVRRAFLPDTSALDTAVLLLAEPVRTRPLRLGFPRLTHIGDPIRAAAPGGALVPGIIEKFEAFPEQGLHLYRTDLRLPAAAAGGPLLNELGEVIGALAPGGETQPAFAITADSLAPLLAGAGFGLSAEGLSGK from the coding sequence GTGCTGAGCAGGTCGTCGGACGGTGTGCCCCGCGGATTGCGCAAGGCGCTGAAAGCCGTCGAGCAGCGTTTCAAGCCGGTCGTGCTCGGCGGCAAGGAGCTGGACGCCGCGGCGGCGGCCTACGGCAGGGCCCTGGTGCCGGCCCTCGCGCACGACCCCGCCCTCGCGCTCGGCCTGGTCCAGCGGTACGACGCGCGGCTGCCCGCCGAGGCCTATCCGCGGGCCTTCGGCCCGGCCGAGCTGGCGGCGCTGCACGGCCTCGCCGACCACCCCGACCGCTCCGCGCTCACGGTGGTCGTGACGGTCGCGGGCCGGCTGGGCGAGGACGGCCTCGAAAGGCGCGCGGCCGGGCGGCTCGCGGTGCGCACCGCCGAGCAGGCCGGCGCCGACGACCTCGTCTCGCTGCTGGGCCGCAGGCAGGAGGCCGGACTGCTCGACCTCGCCCTGACGACCGACGCCCTGCGCGCCTACACCGCCAGGACGGCGCTCGGCGCCGACACGGCCCTGTGGACGGCCTACTTCGACCACCTCCCCGAGCACCTGCTCCCCGACCTCTACGCGGTCCGGCTCTTCCTCGGCCGCGGCGGCGACGCCGTACGCCTCGCCGACAGCCCCGCCCGCCGGCGGCAGGCCCTGGAGTGCTGCACCGCCTCGCCGCGGCCCGACGACGCCCTGGCGGGCCTCGGGCTCGCCGACGCCGAAGGCCTGGCCGCCGAGGGCCGGGTGCTCGCCGAGCGGGCCGGCGCCCTGCTGCTCGCTGCCGGGAAGCCCGGCGACGCGCTGCCCTACTGCGAAAGGGCCGGGCGCCGCGACCTGGTCAGCCGCTGCCACGAGGAGCGCGGCGACCACCTCGCCGCGCTCGGCAGCTGCGCCGACGGCGACACCGGCCGCCTGGCCTCGCTCGCCGCCTTGTGCCGCGCCGAGGCCGACGCGCTCGTGGAGCGCGGCGAGCACACCGAGGCCCTGCGGCTCGCGTCGGCGATCCTGGGGCACCTCGACCGGGCCGCGGAGCAGACCGAGCCGGTGCTGCGCCGGCGCGCGGAGGTGCTCAGCGTGCGCGAGGCCGTCGTGGCGGTCGAGAGGCACCGCCTGGAGGCGGCGCTGCGCGCGGCGCCCGAGGACGGCCGGGCCGCCGTGCACCACGAGTGGAGCGCCTTCGAGGAGGCCGCGGGCGACCCCGCCGAGGCCGCCCGGCACGCCGCTGACGCCGGCGACCTCTACCGGGCGCACCGCCTCTACCGCGCCGCCGAGCGCTACGGCGAGGCCGACCGCGTCCTCCAGGGCGACGACTCGCCGCGCGGGCGGGCCGCCCGCGCCGAGGCGCGCGAGGCCGGCGGCGACCTGCTCGGCGCGGCCCGGGTCCACGAGCAGGCCGGCCGGCACGAGGAGGCCGCCGCCCTCTACGCCAGGGCCGACGACCCCGCCGCGGCGGCCCGCTGCCTGATCCTGGCCAAGGGCGACGAAGCCGTCGAGGACGAGCGGCTGCACGGATTCCTGCGCCAGGCCGGCGACATCGCCCAGCTCGTCCACCTGTGCCTGGACGCGGTCGACCGCCGCGGGCCCGCCACATCCGCGGCCGAGGCGCTGCGCCGGCTCGTCGCCGAGGACGACGCGGCCATACCCGAGCCGCTGCGCATGCGCGTACGGCAGGCGCTGGACGCGATCGGGGCGGTCGGCCGCGGCGCCTTCGAGGACCGGATCGCCGGCTGGGTGGAGCGCGCGCGGGCCGAGGTCGACAGCCGCTTCGCCCCGGTCTGGGGCCTCGATCTGGGCACGAGCACCTGCGTCGCCGCCGTCTACGACAGCGCCACGGGACGCCCGGCGATCTGCCCGGACGGCGGCAAGCCGCACTTCGCCTCGACGCTGACGGTGACCGAGCGCGGCGAGGAGATCGTCGGCCTGACCGGCGACCAGATCCTCGCCCCCTGGGTGATCGGCCACATCAGCGCCGCCAAGCGCCGGATGGGCGACGGCGTCGTCTTCAGGATCCGCGACCGCGAATACCGCCCGGAAGAGGTCGCCGCCCGGCTGATCCGGCACGCCAGGTCCCTGGTGGAGAAGCTGCTGCACGACCGGGTCGCCGAGGCGGTCGCCGCGCTGGCCCGCGCCGAGCTGGGGCAGGTCAGGGACGAGTGGCTGGTGTGGGCCGCGGGCAGGCACGACTTCTCGGTCCTGCGGCCCGAGGCCGTCCTCACCATCCCCGCCTACTTCCTGAACAATGCCAAGCAGGCCACCCGCAACGCGTGCGAGATCGCCGGCGTCACCCCCGTACGGCTGATCCACGAGCCCACCGCCGCCTGCATGGCGGCCGCGCAGCAGCGGCGCCTCGACGGGCAGATCGTCGTGGTGGACCTCGGAGCCGGCACCCTCGACGTCAGCTCGCTCGACGTCGACAGCAACGTCTACGACGTCGAGCAGGTCCTCGGCGACAACCAGTACGGCGGCCAGGACTTCGACGCCCTGATCGCCGACGAGCTCGCGGCCCGGCTGCGGACCCAGGGCCTGGACGTGCCCAGGACCGGACGGGCCAGGAAGCGCCTGGCGCTGGCCGCCGAGCACCTCAAGATCGCCCTGTCGTCGCAGGACGAGGCCGAGTACACCCTCAACGCCTTCCTCGACCGCCCCGAGGTCAGGCTCGAACTGAACCGCGAGGACCTCGCCCGGCTGCTGGCCGGCTCGCTGCGCACCCTGCGGGAGGTGTGCAAGCGGATGAAGGCCGAGATGACCGTGCCGGCCAGGCATCTGGTGCTGGTGGGCGGCCCGATGCTCTCGCCGCTGGTCAGCGGGGCCGTCGAGCGGGTCTTCGACCTCAAGCGCACCGTCCTGTCCGACGCCAGGGCCGCCGTCGCCTGCGGCGCCGCCCTCCAGGGCGCGGCACTGGCCGGGCGCCTGAAGGACACCCTGCTGCTGGACGTCACCCCCTTCCCGCTGGGCATCGCCGTCCGCGAGGAGAACGGCAACGAGGGCTTCTCCGTCCTGGTCGAGCGGAACACCAAGATCCCCACCAAGCGCTCCGACGTCTTCACCACCGTCAGGGACGAGCAGGACGAGGTGCTGATCGAGGTCTACAACGGGCAGATCGACCCCCGCTCCCGGATCGGCGTCGTCCCGCTGACCGGCATCCCGCCGCTGCCGGCGGGCGAACCGCAGATCGAGGTCATCTTCGAATTCGACGCCAGCTGCCTCCTGACGGTCACCGCGCGGGACAAGGGCACCGGCAACAGCAGGTCGGTCGACTTCACCGACACCACCCTGCTGTCACCGGGCGAGATCAGGACCATGTCGCAGCGGCACACCGACCAGCGGGAGCTGGAGCGCGTGCGGCACGAGCTGCGGGAGCTCACGGCCGGCGCGGACGTCGACTGCGAGCGGGTGTGCCGGGAGTTCAGGGAGCGGCTCGCCGCCCACCGGCCCTCCCGCGAACCGGTCGACGCCGCCACGCAGCGGCTGCTCGCCGAGATGTACGGCCCGGAGCCGGCCGAGCTGGAGAGCGAACTGCTCTCCCTGCGCGGCCCGTTGCTCGACCTGCTGACCACCGTGCGGGACTACCTCGCCCAGCCGCCCGCCGTGGACCGGCTCCCCGCGGGCAGGCACCTGGCCGACCAGCTCGGCGAGCGCCTCGGGCGGATGCGGCTCGGCACCGCCCGCATCGCCCGCTGGAACGACGTCCTGGCGTCGCTGGCAGCCGCCGACAGCGACCCGCTGCGCCGCTTCCGCTCGCTGCACGACGCCGGCGACCACAGCCGGGCGCTGCGCGCGCTCGCGGAGCTGACCGAGCCGCCCGCGCAGCCCGAGGACCTGCGGCGGCGGCTGCGCTGCCTGGCCGGCGTCGGCGACGTCGAGGGCTACCGGCGGTTCCTGCTCCAGGACGCCGACCGGCTGCCGGCCCTGGTCCGCGACCCGCGGCGGCCCGAGCTGTTCGCGGCGGCGGCCCATTCCGCGCTGGTCCGCGTCGGGGACGGCGGCGGCTTCCTGATCTCCGACCGGCACGTCCTGACCAGCCGCCGGTGGCTGGCCCAGGACGCCGCCGCGACCGAAGTGCGCCTGGCCGGCGGCGGGCAGGCCGTACGCCGGGCCTTCCTCCCCGACACCTCCGCCCTGGACACGGCGGTGCTGCTGCTGGCCGAACCCGTCCGGACCCGGCCGCTGCGGCTCGGCTTCCCCCGGCTCACCCACATCGGCGACCCGATACGGGCGGCGGCGCCGGGCGGGGCGCTGGTCCCGGGCATCATCGAGAAGTTCGAGGCCTTCCCCGAACAGGGCCTGCACCTCTACCGCACCGACCTGCGGCTGCCCGCCGCCGCCGCCGGCGGCCCGCTGCTCAACGAACTGGGCGAGGTGATCGGCGCGCTGGCACCGGGCGGCGAGACGCAGCCCGCCTTCGCGATCACGGCGGACTCGCTGGCGCCGCTGCTGGCCGGCGCGGGTTTCGGGTTGAGCGCCGAGGGCCTGTCCGGCAAATAG
- the trxA gene encoding thioredoxin codes for MSATAHAVPTVTDATFAAEVLAGELPVLVDFTAAWCPPCRMIAPVLEEIAVEEAHRLRIVQLDVDTNPATQAAYGVMSMPTLLLFRAGEPVKVMVGARPKRRLLQELADVV; via the coding sequence ATGAGCGCCACCGCACACGCCGTACCGACCGTCACCGACGCCACCTTCGCCGCGGAGGTGCTGGCAGGCGAGCTGCCCGTGCTGGTCGACTTCACCGCCGCCTGGTGCCCGCCCTGCCGCATGATCGCCCCGGTCCTCGAGGAGATCGCGGTGGAGGAGGCGCACCGGCTGCGAATCGTCCAGCTCGACGTGGACACCAACCCCGCCACCCAGGCCGCCTACGGCGTGATGTCGATGCCGACGCTGCTGCTCTTCCGCGCCGGCGAGCCGGTCAAGGTCATGGTGGGCGCCCGCCCGAAGCGCCGGCTGCTCCAGGAGCTGGCCGACGTGGTGTGA
- a CDS encoding MerR family transcriptional regulator — MRIGELAERAGTTPRTLRYYESLGLLPPADRAGNGYRSYGEEHLRMLEQIRTLQEYGFGLEETRPFVECLRAGHPAGDTCAASLAVYRSKLAEIDAWVERLTSVRAEVAAQLLRAEREARADGTAGGTATGTADAEPLCELTAVLAEAGRHDEGNRPT; from the coding sequence ATGCGTATCGGCGAACTCGCGGAGCGCGCCGGCACCACGCCGCGAACGCTCCGCTACTACGAATCCCTCGGCCTGCTGCCGCCGGCCGACCGGGCGGGAAACGGCTACCGCAGCTACGGCGAGGAGCACCTGCGGATGCTGGAGCAGATCCGCACCCTCCAGGAGTACGGCTTCGGCCTGGAGGAGACCCGGCCCTTCGTGGAGTGCCTGCGCGCCGGGCACCCGGCGGGGGACACCTGTGCCGCCTCGCTCGCGGTCTACCGCAGCAAGCTCGCGGAGATCGACGCGTGGGTGGAGCGGCTGACCTCGGTGAGGGCCGAGGTCGCCGCCCAGCTGCTGCGCGCGGAGCGCGAGGCGCGCGCGGACGGCACCGCCGGCGGGACCGCTACCGGGACCGCCGACGCCGAACCGCTGTGCGAACTGACCGCCGTCCTGGCCGAGGCCGGGCGGCACGACGAGGGGAACCGACCGACATGA
- a CDS encoding amino acid ABC transporter permease, translated as MRARSALSAGPAVTTSPYEAIRAVPVRHYGRWVAAAVVVVLLGWLAYGFSQGKIIWSTVGDKLFDHTVMTGLWHTVLVSVCAMAMGLVLGVLFAVMRLSKNPVTGAVSWLYIWFFRGTPVYVQLLMWFNLSLIFHTINLGPIYKNDTVAVMTPFVAALLGLGLNEGAYMAEIVRAGIQSVDEGQTEASHALGMTSARTMRRIVLPQAMRVIIPPTGNEFINMLKTSSLVSVVQYSEVLRATSDIGITAGAIMEMYFVASIWYLVLTSVFSVGQFYLERRYARGSLRSLPLTPWQKVRANLTTLRRPKAA; from the coding sequence CTGAGGGCGCGGTCGGCCCTCTCCGCCGGCCCGGCCGTCACGACCAGCCCGTACGAAGCGATCCGGGCCGTTCCGGTACGCCACTACGGCCGGTGGGTCGCCGCCGCCGTCGTGGTGGTGCTGCTCGGCTGGCTGGCGTACGGCTTCTCGCAGGGCAAGATCATCTGGAGCACGGTCGGCGACAAGCTCTTCGACCACACCGTGATGACCGGCCTGTGGCACACCGTGCTCGTCTCGGTGTGCGCGATGGCCATGGGCCTGGTCCTCGGCGTGCTGTTCGCCGTCATGCGGCTGTCGAAGAACCCGGTGACCGGCGCCGTCTCCTGGCTGTACATCTGGTTCTTCCGCGGCACCCCGGTCTACGTCCAGCTGCTCATGTGGTTCAACCTCTCGCTGATCTTCCACACGATCAACCTGGGGCCGATCTACAAGAACGACACGGTCGCCGTGATGACCCCCTTCGTGGCCGCCCTGCTGGGCCTCGGCCTCAACGAGGGCGCCTACATGGCGGAGATCGTCAGGGCCGGCATCCAGTCGGTCGACGAGGGCCAGACCGAGGCGTCGCACGCGCTGGGCATGACCAGCGCCCGTACGATGCGCAGGATCGTGCTCCCGCAGGCGATGCGGGTGATCATCCCGCCGACCGGCAACGAGTTCATCAACATGCTCAAGACCTCGTCGCTGGTGTCGGTCGTGCAGTATTCGGAAGTGCTGCGCGCGACCTCGGACATCGGGATCACCGCCGGCGCGATCATGGAGATGTACTTCGTCGCCTCGATCTGGTACTTGGTGCTGACCAGCGTCTTCAGCGTCGGCCAGTTCTATCTGGAACGGCGGTACGCCCGCGGCTCGCTGCGGTCGCTGCCGCTGACCCCGTGGCAGAAGGTCAGGGCGAACCTGACCACCCTGCGCCGACCGAAGGCGGCCTGA
- a CDS encoding amino acid ABC transporter ATP-binding protein, whose product MVRAENVHKSFGAAHILKGIDLEVAPREVCCLIGPSGSGKSTFLRCINHLEQINAGRLWVDGDLIGYRQRGDRLHELRDREVAAKRRDIGMVFQRFNLFPHMTAIENVMEGPVQVKRETRAVARERAGALLERVGLADKAASYPSQLSGGQQQRVAIARALAMEPKLMLFDEPTSALDPELVGDVLDVMRGLAEDGMTMIVVTHEMGFAREVGDALVFMDDGVVVESGHPREVLTNPRHERTQSFLSKVL is encoded by the coding sequence ATGGTCAGGGCGGAGAACGTCCACAAGTCCTTCGGCGCCGCGCACATCCTCAAGGGCATCGACCTGGAGGTCGCCCCCCGCGAGGTGTGCTGCCTGATCGGCCCCTCGGGCTCGGGCAAGTCCACCTTCCTGCGCTGCATCAACCACCTGGAGCAGATCAACGCCGGGCGGCTGTGGGTCGACGGCGACCTGATCGGCTACCGGCAGCGCGGCGACCGGCTCCACGAGCTGCGCGACCGGGAGGTCGCCGCCAAGCGCCGGGACATCGGCATGGTCTTCCAGCGCTTCAACCTCTTCCCGCACATGACCGCGATCGAGAACGTCATGGAGGGCCCGGTCCAGGTCAAGCGGGAGACCAGGGCGGTCGCCCGGGAGCGGGCCGGGGCACTGCTGGAGCGGGTCGGCCTGGCGGACAAGGCCGCCAGCTACCCCTCCCAGCTGTCCGGCGGCCAGCAGCAGCGGGTGGCCATCGCCCGCGCGCTGGCCATGGAGCCCAAGCTGATGCTCTTCGACGAGCCGACCTCCGCGCTCGACCCCGAGCTGGTCGGCGACGTCCTCGACGTGATGCGCGGCCTCGCCGAGGACGGGATGACCATGATCGTGGTCACCCACGAGATGGGCTTCGCCCGCGAGGTCGGCGACGCGCTGGTCTTCATGGACGACGGCGTGGTGGTCGAGTCCGGCCACCCGCGGGAGGTGCTCACCAACCCGCGGCACGAGCGGACGCAGTCCTTCCTGTCGAAGGTGCTGTGA
- a CDS encoding CGNR zinc finger domain-containing protein, whose amino-acid sequence MDLAYYSDYAVRLVNSEEPLRGTDSLTSVEAIRELLGASHAASRAVDADVSRLRAVRTRLRGVFEAADEGDEVRAVDLLNALLLEFPVSPQISGHDHLDATGRPDWHMHLADQAVTATAGYSATACMGLAFQLTTLGVDRLGICEAAPCRNAYVDTSTNRSRRYCSDRCATRANVAAYRARKRLESDRSGRSGRTQDAAQDATPATDR is encoded by the coding sequence GTGGATCTGGCCTACTACTCGGACTACGCCGTGCGCCTGGTCAACAGCGAGGAACCGCTGCGCGGCACCGACTCGCTGACCTCGGTCGAGGCGATACGGGAGCTGCTCGGCGCCTCGCACGCCGCGTCGCGCGCCGTCGACGCGGACGTGTCCAGGCTGCGCGCCGTACGCACCCGGTTGCGCGGGGTGTTCGAGGCGGCCGACGAGGGGGACGAGGTCCGGGCGGTCGACCTGCTGAACGCCCTGCTGCTGGAATTCCCGGTCAGCCCGCAGATCTCCGGGCACGACCACCTCGACGCGACCGGGCGCCCCGACTGGCACATGCACCTGGCCGACCAGGCGGTCACCGCCACCGCCGGCTACTCGGCCACCGCCTGCATGGGCCTGGCCTTCCAGCTGACCACGCTGGGCGTGGACCGGCTCGGCATCTGCGAGGCCGCCCCCTGCCGCAACGCCTACGTCGACACCTCGACCAACAGGTCCCGCCGCTACTGCTCCGACCGCTGCGCCACCCGCGCCAACGTGGCGGCCTACCGGGCCCGCAAGCGCCTTGAGAGCGACCGGTCGGGACGCAGCGGCCGCACGCAGGACGCAGCCCAGGACGCGACACCCGCCACCGACCGCTGA
- the sodX gene encoding nickel-type superoxide dismutase maturation protease, translating into MREQGSRLSWQLVEVTGPSMAPTLLNGDWLLIQKISSGAELVREGDVVVLKHPLQQDLLIVKRAVERREGGWWVLGDNTFVENDSREFGIVPDDLVLARARGRFRPPSELQGRFRRPRELQRSVAGVASWAASCVRPLRPDRSLSRRLRAR; encoded by the coding sequence ATGCGGGAGCAGGGGTCCAGGCTGTCGTGGCAGCTTGTCGAGGTCACTGGTCCTTCGATGGCACCCACGCTGCTGAACGGGGACTGGCTGCTGATCCAGAAGATCAGCAGCGGCGCCGAGCTGGTACGCGAGGGTGACGTCGTGGTCCTGAAACATCCGCTGCAGCAGGATCTGCTGATCGTGAAGCGGGCGGTGGAGCGGCGCGAGGGCGGGTGGTGGGTGCTGGGCGACAACACCTTCGTGGAGAACGACAGCAGGGAGTTCGGCATCGTGCCGGACGACCTGGTGCTGGCGCGCGCCAGGGGCCGCTTCCGACCGCCCAGCGAGCTTCAGGGCCGCTTCCGGCGGCCCAGGGAGCTTCAGCGGTCGGTGGCGGGTGTCGCGTCCTGGGCTGCGTCCTGCGTGCGGCCGCTGCGTCCCGACCGGTCGCTCTCAAGGCGCTTGCGGGCCCGGTAG
- a CDS encoding ABC transporter substrate-binding protein codes for MTARTTRRTAALSRLAAVAAVAVAGTLVLTGCGDQTKKDDAPPPSSSAAGAGSATTSGAPGSLFSKLPQKYQGSKVIQVGTDASYAPMEQTVDGKIVGIDPDLGAALGEKLGVTFKFTNGKFDGLITSLQTGRSDIVMSAMSDTKARQGGLDDKGKKIGTGVDFVDYYNSGSSLLVAKGNPKGVKTLDDLCGQTVAVQRGTIYEDAFKKQKTACGSKGLTIQAFDTDAEAQTRVKAGGAVADLNDTPVAAYIAQTSNKGADFEVAGAPTDAGPFGIAVSKDDTQLRDALKAAMDAIVADGTYTKILQKWNATSGALTTVAINGGS; via the coding sequence ATGACCGCACGCACGACCAGGCGTACCGCCGCCCTTTCCCGGCTCGCCGCGGTCGCCGCCGTCGCGGTCGCCGGCACCCTGGTGCTCACCGGGTGCGGCGACCAGACCAAGAAGGACGACGCGCCGCCGCCGAGCAGCAGTGCCGCGGGCGCCGGCAGCGCGACGACCAGCGGCGCACCCGGCTCGCTGTTCTCCAAGCTGCCGCAGAAGTACCAGGGCTCCAAGGTGATCCAGGTCGGCACGGACGCCTCGTACGCGCCGATGGAGCAGACCGTGGACGGCAAGATCGTCGGCATCGACCCGGACCTGGGCGCGGCGCTCGGCGAGAAGCTGGGGGTGACGTTCAAGTTCACCAACGGCAAGTTCGACGGGCTCATCACCTCGCTCCAGACCGGCCGCTCGGACATCGTGATGTCCGCTATGAGCGACACCAAGGCCCGCCAGGGCGGACTGGACGACAAGGGCAAGAAGATCGGCACCGGCGTCGACTTCGTGGACTACTACAACTCCGGCTCCTCGCTGCTGGTGGCGAAGGGCAACCCCAAGGGCGTCAAGACGCTCGACGACCTGTGCGGCCAGACCGTCGCCGTGCAGCGCGGCACGATCTACGAGGACGCCTTCAAGAAGCAGAAGACCGCCTGCGGCAGCAAGGGCCTGACGATCCAGGCGTTCGACACCGACGCCGAGGCGCAGACCCGCGTCAAGGCCGGCGGCGCGGTCGCCGACCTCAACGACACCCCGGTGGCCGCCTACATCGCCCAGACCTCCAACAAGGGCGCGGACTTCGAGGTGGCCGGCGCCCCCACGGACGCCGGACCGTTCGGTATCGCGGTGAGCAAGGACGACACCCAGCTGCGGGACGCGCTGAAGGCCGCCATGGACGCGATCGTCGCGGACGGCACCTACACCAAGATCCTGCAGAAGTGGAACGCCACCTCCGGCGCGCTCACCACCGTCGCGATCAACGGCGGCTCGTGA
- a CDS encoding NADP-dependent malic enzyme → MATEIVNPRIDGTTGADGDTEDIPLDPVFALHRGGKMEMNSTVPVRDAADLSLAYTPGVAEVCTAIAEKPELVHDYTWKSQVVAVVTDGTAVLGLGDIGPEASLPVMEGKAILFKQFGGVDAVPIALACTDVDEIVETVVRLAPSFGGVNLEDISAPRCFEIERRLVERLDIPVFHDDQHGTAVVTLAALRNAAKLTGRELGELRAVISGAGAAGVAIAKILVEAGIGDVAVTDRKGVVHQGRDDLNPVKRELASYTNRAGLTGSLEAAMAGADVFIGVSGGTVAEPAVASMAKGAFVFAMANPTPEVHPEVANRYAAVVATGRSDFPNQINNVLAFPGIFAGALQVRASAITEGMKLAAAEALAGVVADELSADRVIPSPFDARVAPAVTAAVAAAARAEGVARR, encoded by the coding sequence GTGGCAACGGAGATCGTCAACCCGCGGATCGACGGCACCACCGGCGCTGACGGGGACACGGAAGACATCCCCCTCGATCCGGTGTTCGCGCTGCACCGCGGCGGCAAGATGGAGATGAATTCCACCGTTCCGGTGCGTGACGCCGCCGACCTGTCGCTGGCGTACACGCCGGGGGTGGCCGAGGTGTGCACCGCCATCGCGGAAAAGCCGGAGCTGGTCCACGACTACACCTGGAAGTCGCAGGTCGTCGCCGTCGTCACCGACGGCACCGCGGTGCTGGGGCTCGGCGACATCGGCCCCGAGGCGTCGCTGCCGGTGATGGAGGGCAAGGCGATCCTCTTCAAGCAGTTCGGCGGGGTCGACGCCGTGCCGATCGCCCTGGCCTGCACCGACGTGGACGAGATCGTGGAGACCGTGGTCCGCCTCGCGCCGTCCTTCGGCGGGGTGAATCTGGAGGACATCTCCGCGCCGCGCTGCTTCGAGATCGAACGGCGCCTGGTGGAACGGCTGGACATCCCGGTCTTCCACGACGACCAGCACGGCACCGCGGTCGTCACACTCGCCGCGCTGCGCAATGCGGCCAAGCTGACGGGCCGTGAGCTGGGCGAGCTGCGCGCGGTCATCTCCGGCGCCGGCGCGGCCGGTGTCGCCATCGCGAAGATCCTGGTCGAGGCGGGCATCGGCGATGTCGCGGTCACCGACCGCAAGGGCGTGGTCCACCAGGGCCGCGACGACCTCAACCCGGTCAAGCGCGAGCTGGCTTCGTATACGAACCGGGCCGGCCTGACCGGTTCGCTGGAGGCGGCGATGGCCGGCGCCGACGTCTTCATCGGCGTGTCCGGCGGTACGGTCGCCGAGCCGGCGGTCGCGTCGATGGCCAAGGGCGCCTTCGTCTTCGCGATGGCCAACCCCACCCCCGAGGTCCACCCCGAGGTCGCGAACCGCTACGCGGCGGTGGTCGCCACCGGCCGCAGCGACTTCCCCAACCAGATCAACAACGTGCTGGCCTTCCCCGGCATCTTCGCCGGCGCCCTCCAGGTGCGGGCCTCGGCCATCACCGAGGGCATGAAGCTCGCGGCGGCCGAGGCGCTGGCCGGCGTGGTGGCCGACGAGCTGAGCGCGGACCGCGTCATCCCGTCGCCCTTCGACGCGCGGGTCGCCCCCGCCGTGACCGCCGCGGTCGCGGCGGCCGCCCGCGCGGAGGGTGTCGCCCGCCGCTGA